One region of Pongo pygmaeus isolate AG05252 chromosome 21, NHGRI_mPonPyg2-v2.0_pri, whole genome shotgun sequence genomic DNA includes:
- the ZNF133 gene encoding zinc finger protein 133 isoform X5 encodes MIYLSVHGCELEADPEPELYLDPFCPPGFSSQKFPVQHVLCNHPPWIFTCLCAEGNIQPGDPGPGDQEKQPQASEGRPWSDQAEGPEGEGAIPLFGRTKKRTLGAFSRPPQRQPVSSRNGLRGVELEASPAQTGNPEETDKLLKRIEVLGFGTVNCGECGLSFSKMTNLLSHQRIHSGEKPYVCGVCEKGFSLKKSLARHQKAHSGEKPIVCRECGRGFNRKSTLIIHERTHSGEKPYMCSECGRGFSQKSNLIIHQRTHSGEKPYVCRECGKGFSQKSAVVRHQRTHLEEKTIVCSDCGLGFSDRSNLISHQRTHSGEKPYACKECGRCFRQRTTLVNHQRTHSKEKPYVCGVCGHSFSQNSTLISHRRTHTGEKPYVCGVCGRGFSLKSHLNRHQNIHSGEKPIVCKDCGRGFSQQSNLIRHQRTHSGEKPMVCGECGRGFSQKSNLVAHQRTHSGERPYVCRECGRGFSHQAGLIRHKRKHSREKPYMCRQCGLGFGNKSALITHKRAHPEEKPCVCRECGQGFLQKSHLTLHQMTHKGEKPYVCKTCGQGFSLKSHLSRHRKTKSVHHRLPLQPDPEPCAGHPSNSLYCL; translated from the exons ATGATTTATCTCAGTGTGCATGGTTGTGAGTTAGAAG CAGATCCAGAGCCAGAGCTCTACCTCGATCCTTTCTGCCCTCCGGGTTTCTCCAGTCAGAAATTCCCCGTGCAGCATGTGCTGTGTAATCATCCCCCCTGGATCTTCACATGCTTGTGTGCAGAAGGTAACATCCAGCCTGGGGATCCGGGCCCAGGGGACCAGGAGAAGCAGCCACAAGCCTCTGAGGGGAGACCCTGGAGTGATCAAGCAGAAGGTCCCGAGGGAGAAGGTGCCATACCTTTGTttggaagaacaaagaaaaggacTCTGGGAGCGTTCTCCAGGCCACCCCAGAGGCAGCCAGTCAGCTCTCGGAATGGCCTCAGAGGGGTGGAGTTAGAAGCCAGCCCAGCTCAGACAGGGAACCCTGAGGAAACGGACAAATTGTTGAAGAGGATAGAAGTCTTAGGATTTGGAACAGTCAACTGTGGAGAGTGTGGACTGAGCTTTAGCAAGATGACAAACCTGCTCAGTCACCAGCGGATACACTCAGGGGAGAAGCCCTACGTGTGCGGAGTATGTGAGAAGGGCTTCAGCCTAAAGAAGAGCCTCGCCAGACACCAGAAGGCACACTCGGGGGAGAAGCCGATTGTGTGCAGGGAGTGTGGACGAGGCTTTAACCGGAAGTCAACGCTAATCATACACGAGCGGACACACTCTGGTGAGAAACCTTACATGTGCAGTGAGTGTGGGCGAGGCTTCAGCCAGAAGTCAAACCTCATCATACACCAGAGGACACACTCGGGGGAAAAGCCTTATGTGTGCCGGGAATGCGGCAAAGGCTTCAGCCAGAAGTCAGCTGTCGTGAGACACCAGAGGACACACTTGGAGGAGAAGACCATCGTGTGCAGTGACTGTGGCCTGGGCTTCAGCGACAGGTCAAACCTCATCTCCCACCAGAGGACACACTCTGGGGAGAAGCCCTACGCCTGCAAGGAGTGTGGGCGATGCTTCAGGCAGAGGACCACCCTTGTCAACCACCAGAGGACACACTCAAAGGAGAAGCCCTATGTGTGCGGGGtgtgtgggcacagcttcagccaGAATTCAACCCTCATCTCTCACAGGCGGACGCACACTGGGGAGAAGCCGtatgtgtgtggcgtgtgtgggCGAGGCTTTAGTCTCAAGTCACACCTCAACAGACACCAGAACATACACTCAGGGGAGAAGCCCATTGTGTGCAAGGACTGTGGCCGGGGCTTCAGCCAGCAATCCAACCTCATCAGACACCAGAGGACGCACTCAGGGGAGAAGCCCATGGTGTGTGGGGAGTGCGGGCGAGGCTTCAGCCAGAAGTCAAACCTTGTTGCACACCAGAGGACGCACTCAGGGGAGAGGCCGTATGTGTGCCGGGAGTGTGGGCGAGGCTTTAGCCACCAGGCCGGTCTCATCAGGCACAAGCGCAAGCACTCGAGGGAGAAGCCCTACATGTGCAGGCAGTGTGGACTGGGCTTTGGCAATAAGTCAGCTCTAATCACACACAAGCGGGCTCACCCGGAAGAGAAGCCTTGTGTGTGCAGAGAGTGTGGCCAAGGCTTTCTCCAAAAGTCACACCTCACCTTACATCAAATGACACATAAGGGGGAGAAGCCGTATGTGTGCAAGACGTGTGGGCAGGGCTTCAGCCTCAAGTCTCACCTCAGCAGACACAGGAAGACCAAGTCTGTCCACCACAGACTGCCACTGCAGCCCGACCCTGAGCCGTGTGCGGGGCACCCTTCCAATTCCTTATACTGTCTCTGA
- the ZNF133 gene encoding zinc finger protein 133 isoform X6: MCNGRKTVLADPEPELYLDPFCPPGFSSQKFPVQHVLCNHPPWIFTCLCAEGNIQPGDPGPGDQEKQPQASEGRPWSDQAEGPEGEGAIPLFGRTKKRTLGAFSRPPQRQPVSSRNGLRGVELEASPAQTGNPEETDKLLKRIEVLGFGTVNCGECGLSFSKMTNLLSHQRIHSGEKPYVCGVCEKGFSLKKSLARHQKAHSGEKPIVCRECGRGFNRKSTLIIHERTHSGEKPYMCSECGRGFSQKSNLIIHQRTHSGEKPYVCRECGKGFSQKSAVVRHQRTHLEEKTIVCSDCGLGFSDRSNLISHQRTHSGEKPYACKECGRCFRQRTTLVNHQRTHSKEKPYVCGVCGHSFSQNSTLISHRRTHTGEKPYVCGVCGRGFSLKSHLNRHQNIHSGEKPIVCKDCGRGFSQQSNLIRHQRTHSGEKPMVCGECGRGFSQKSNLVAHQRTHSGERPYVCRECGRGFSHQAGLIRHKRKHSREKPYMCRQCGLGFGNKSALITHKRAHPEEKPCVCRECGQGFLQKSHLTLHQMTHKGEKPYVCKTCGQGFSLKSHLSRHRKTKSVHHRLPLQPDPEPCAGHPSNSLYCL, translated from the coding sequence CAGATCCAGAGCCAGAGCTCTACCTCGATCCTTTCTGCCCTCCGGGTTTCTCCAGTCAGAAATTCCCCGTGCAGCATGTGCTGTGTAATCATCCCCCCTGGATCTTCACATGCTTGTGTGCAGAAGGTAACATCCAGCCTGGGGATCCGGGCCCAGGGGACCAGGAGAAGCAGCCACAAGCCTCTGAGGGGAGACCCTGGAGTGATCAAGCAGAAGGTCCCGAGGGAGAAGGTGCCATACCTTTGTttggaagaacaaagaaaaggacTCTGGGAGCGTTCTCCAGGCCACCCCAGAGGCAGCCAGTCAGCTCTCGGAATGGCCTCAGAGGGGTGGAGTTAGAAGCCAGCCCAGCTCAGACAGGGAACCCTGAGGAAACGGACAAATTGTTGAAGAGGATAGAAGTCTTAGGATTTGGAACAGTCAACTGTGGAGAGTGTGGACTGAGCTTTAGCAAGATGACAAACCTGCTCAGTCACCAGCGGATACACTCAGGGGAGAAGCCCTACGTGTGCGGAGTATGTGAGAAGGGCTTCAGCCTAAAGAAGAGCCTCGCCAGACACCAGAAGGCACACTCGGGGGAGAAGCCGATTGTGTGCAGGGAGTGTGGACGAGGCTTTAACCGGAAGTCAACGCTAATCATACACGAGCGGACACACTCTGGTGAGAAACCTTACATGTGCAGTGAGTGTGGGCGAGGCTTCAGCCAGAAGTCAAACCTCATCATACACCAGAGGACACACTCGGGGGAAAAGCCTTATGTGTGCCGGGAATGCGGCAAAGGCTTCAGCCAGAAGTCAGCTGTCGTGAGACACCAGAGGACACACTTGGAGGAGAAGACCATCGTGTGCAGTGACTGTGGCCTGGGCTTCAGCGACAGGTCAAACCTCATCTCCCACCAGAGGACACACTCTGGGGAGAAGCCCTACGCCTGCAAGGAGTGTGGGCGATGCTTCAGGCAGAGGACCACCCTTGTCAACCACCAGAGGACACACTCAAAGGAGAAGCCCTATGTGTGCGGGGtgtgtgggcacagcttcagccaGAATTCAACCCTCATCTCTCACAGGCGGACGCACACTGGGGAGAAGCCGtatgtgtgtggcgtgtgtgggCGAGGCTTTAGTCTCAAGTCACACCTCAACAGACACCAGAACATACACTCAGGGGAGAAGCCCATTGTGTGCAAGGACTGTGGCCGGGGCTTCAGCCAGCAATCCAACCTCATCAGACACCAGAGGACGCACTCAGGGGAGAAGCCCATGGTGTGTGGGGAGTGCGGGCGAGGCTTCAGCCAGAAGTCAAACCTTGTTGCACACCAGAGGACGCACTCAGGGGAGAGGCCGTATGTGTGCCGGGAGTGTGGGCGAGGCTTTAGCCACCAGGCCGGTCTCATCAGGCACAAGCGCAAGCACTCGAGGGAGAAGCCCTACATGTGCAGGCAGTGTGGACTGGGCTTTGGCAATAAGTCAGCTCTAATCACACACAAGCGGGCTCACCCGGAAGAGAAGCCTTGTGTGTGCAGAGAGTGTGGCCAAGGCTTTCTCCAAAAGTCACACCTCACCTTACATCAAATGACACATAAGGGGGAGAAGCCGTATGTGTGCAAGACGTGTGGGCAGGGCTTCAGCCTCAAGTCTCACCTCAGCAGACACAGGAAGACCAAGTCTGTCCACCACAGACTGCCACTGCAGCCCGACCCTGAGCCGTGTGCGGGGCACCCTTCCAATTCCTTATACTGTCTCTGA
- the ZNF133 gene encoding zinc finger protein 133 isoform X7: MCNGRKTVLDPEPELYLDPFCPPGFSSQKFPVQHVLCNHPPWIFTCLCAEGNIQPGDPGPGDQEKQPQASEGRPWSDQAEGPEGEGAIPLFGRTKKRTLGAFSRPPQRQPVSSRNGLRGVELEASPAQTGNPEETDKLLKRIEVLGFGTVNCGECGLSFSKMTNLLSHQRIHSGEKPYVCGVCEKGFSLKKSLARHQKAHSGEKPIVCRECGRGFNRKSTLIIHERTHSGEKPYMCSECGRGFSQKSNLIIHQRTHSGEKPYVCRECGKGFSQKSAVVRHQRTHLEEKTIVCSDCGLGFSDRSNLISHQRTHSGEKPYACKECGRCFRQRTTLVNHQRTHSKEKPYVCGVCGHSFSQNSTLISHRRTHTGEKPYVCGVCGRGFSLKSHLNRHQNIHSGEKPIVCKDCGRGFSQQSNLIRHQRTHSGEKPMVCGECGRGFSQKSNLVAHQRTHSGERPYVCRECGRGFSHQAGLIRHKRKHSREKPYMCRQCGLGFGNKSALITHKRAHPEEKPCVCRECGQGFLQKSHLTLHQMTHKGEKPYVCKTCGQGFSLKSHLSRHRKTKSVHHRLPLQPDPEPCAGHPSNSLYCL; encoded by the coding sequence ATCCAGAGCCAGAGCTCTACCTCGATCCTTTCTGCCCTCCGGGTTTCTCCAGTCAGAAATTCCCCGTGCAGCATGTGCTGTGTAATCATCCCCCCTGGATCTTCACATGCTTGTGTGCAGAAGGTAACATCCAGCCTGGGGATCCGGGCCCAGGGGACCAGGAGAAGCAGCCACAAGCCTCTGAGGGGAGACCCTGGAGTGATCAAGCAGAAGGTCCCGAGGGAGAAGGTGCCATACCTTTGTttggaagaacaaagaaaaggacTCTGGGAGCGTTCTCCAGGCCACCCCAGAGGCAGCCAGTCAGCTCTCGGAATGGCCTCAGAGGGGTGGAGTTAGAAGCCAGCCCAGCTCAGACAGGGAACCCTGAGGAAACGGACAAATTGTTGAAGAGGATAGAAGTCTTAGGATTTGGAACAGTCAACTGTGGAGAGTGTGGACTGAGCTTTAGCAAGATGACAAACCTGCTCAGTCACCAGCGGATACACTCAGGGGAGAAGCCCTACGTGTGCGGAGTATGTGAGAAGGGCTTCAGCCTAAAGAAGAGCCTCGCCAGACACCAGAAGGCACACTCGGGGGAGAAGCCGATTGTGTGCAGGGAGTGTGGACGAGGCTTTAACCGGAAGTCAACGCTAATCATACACGAGCGGACACACTCTGGTGAGAAACCTTACATGTGCAGTGAGTGTGGGCGAGGCTTCAGCCAGAAGTCAAACCTCATCATACACCAGAGGACACACTCGGGGGAAAAGCCTTATGTGTGCCGGGAATGCGGCAAAGGCTTCAGCCAGAAGTCAGCTGTCGTGAGACACCAGAGGACACACTTGGAGGAGAAGACCATCGTGTGCAGTGACTGTGGCCTGGGCTTCAGCGACAGGTCAAACCTCATCTCCCACCAGAGGACACACTCTGGGGAGAAGCCCTACGCCTGCAAGGAGTGTGGGCGATGCTTCAGGCAGAGGACCACCCTTGTCAACCACCAGAGGACACACTCAAAGGAGAAGCCCTATGTGTGCGGGGtgtgtgggcacagcttcagccaGAATTCAACCCTCATCTCTCACAGGCGGACGCACACTGGGGAGAAGCCGtatgtgtgtggcgtgtgtgggCGAGGCTTTAGTCTCAAGTCACACCTCAACAGACACCAGAACATACACTCAGGGGAGAAGCCCATTGTGTGCAAGGACTGTGGCCGGGGCTTCAGCCAGCAATCCAACCTCATCAGACACCAGAGGACGCACTCAGGGGAGAAGCCCATGGTGTGTGGGGAGTGCGGGCGAGGCTTCAGCCAGAAGTCAAACCTTGTTGCACACCAGAGGACGCACTCAGGGGAGAGGCCGTATGTGTGCCGGGAGTGTGGGCGAGGCTTTAGCCACCAGGCCGGTCTCATCAGGCACAAGCGCAAGCACTCGAGGGAGAAGCCCTACATGTGCAGGCAGTGTGGACTGGGCTTTGGCAATAAGTCAGCTCTAATCACACACAAGCGGGCTCACCCGGAAGAGAAGCCTTGTGTGTGCAGAGAGTGTGGCCAAGGCTTTCTCCAAAAGTCACACCTCACCTTACATCAAATGACACATAAGGGGGAGAAGCCGTATGTGTGCAAGACGTGTGGGCAGGGCTTCAGCCTCAAGTCTCACCTCAGCAGACACAGGAAGACCAAGTCTGTCCACCACAGACTGCCACTGCAGCCCGACCCTGAGCCGTGTGCGGGGCACCCTTCCAATTCCTTATACTGTCTCTGA